The Acidobacteriota bacterium genome includes a window with the following:
- a CDS encoding OmpA family protein produces MQKRFLVLMVIAAAAALAGAQEQGLERHATTEVLGAKQVVQGPTYEDVYCAGYITTQPPRELGYVSGNWNTPHETLTGTHKTIYLHGSGFEVGKEYELIRHVRDPDHARVYHGQLEAVRAAGETYFEIGSVKVLDVRGTTAITDVNFSCDGIHPGDLVVAMPKRDIPLYHGAAPFDRFAPPNGRTSGRIILARDYDWLIGSRSQVMLNLGAEKGVKVGDYFRITRTYEHTAKDEVDRISLGARDMVDTDMVNPKLVTAESMRDLPRRSLGEMVVTNVTPRSSTGVVTFALEEMFLGDTVEMIDVPPPPAPEAGPRPMGPTIACTAAPSTVRMGDNSNINCDAASPDNRPLTLAFATDRGTLAQRDTTAVLSTRDTGVGPITVSATVTDDRNLSASTAVVVNVEAGSGPQASLAGEAMFSMNSARVDNRAKAMLDGIALRMNQERDSKAVIVGFSDRDERAGLAMARANNVKAYLTQSKGIDASRISTRAGAGPGKKAEVWIVPAGASMP; encoded by the coding sequence ATGCAAAAGAGATTTCTGGTCCTGATGGTGATCGCGGCGGCAGCGGCGCTGGCCGGTGCGCAAGAGCAAGGCCTGGAGAGGCACGCGACCACTGAGGTGCTCGGCGCCAAACAAGTGGTGCAGGGACCGACCTATGAAGACGTCTACTGCGCCGGCTACATCACCACGCAACCGCCGCGGGAGCTCGGTTACGTCTCCGGCAACTGGAACACGCCGCACGAGACCCTGACCGGCACGCACAAGACCATCTACCTGCATGGCTCGGGCTTCGAGGTGGGCAAGGAATATGAATTGATCCGCCACGTCCGCGATCCCGACCATGCCCGCGTCTACCATGGGCAACTGGAAGCGGTGCGCGCGGCCGGCGAGACTTACTTCGAGATCGGCTCGGTGAAAGTGCTCGATGTGCGTGGCACCACCGCCATCACCGACGTCAACTTTTCCTGTGACGGCATCCATCCGGGCGACCTGGTGGTGGCCATGCCGAAGCGGGACATCCCGCTGTACCACGGCGCGGCGCCCTTCGACCGTTTTGCTCCGCCCAATGGCCGCACCAGCGGCCGCATCATCCTGGCACGTGACTATGACTGGTTGATCGGCTCGCGCTCGCAGGTGATGCTCAACCTCGGCGCCGAAAAAGGCGTGAAGGTCGGCGACTATTTCCGCATCACCCGCACCTATGAGCACACCGCCAAGGATGAGGTCGATCGCATCTCGCTCGGCGCGCGCGACATGGTGGATACCGATATGGTCAATCCCAAGCTCGTCACCGCGGAGAGCATGCGCGACCTGCCGCGGCGCAGCCTGGGCGAGATGGTGGTCACCAACGTGACCCCAAGATCATCGACCGGCGTGGTGACCTTCGCGCTGGAAGAGATGTTCCTCGGCGACACGGTGGAGATGATCGACGTGCCGCCGCCGCCGGCTCCCGAAGCCGGGCCGCGGCCCATGGGCCCCACCATCGCGTGTACGGCCGCGCCCAGCACGGTCCGCATGGGCGACAACTCGAACATCAATTGCGATGCCGCCAGTCCGGATAACCGTCCGCTGACGCTGGCGTTCGCCACCGACCGCGGCACCCTGGCCCAGCGCGACACCACTGCCGTGCTCTCCACGCGCGATACCGGCGTTGGACCCATCACGGTGAGCGCCACGGTGACCGACGACCGCAATCTCTCGGCCTCGACTGCGGTGGTAGTGAACGTGGAAGCCGGTTCCGGGCCGCAGGCCAGCCTGGCCGGCGAGGCGATGTTCAGTATGAACAGCGCTCGGGTGGATAACCGCGCCAAGGCGATGCTCGATGGCATCGCGCTGCGCATGAACCAGGAGCGCGATTCCAAGGCCGTGATCGTGGGCTTCAGCGATCGGGACGAGCGGGCCGGACTGGCCATGGCACGCGCGAACAATGTGAAGGCTTACCTGACCCAGAGCAAAGGCATCGATGCGAGCCGCATTTCCACTCGCGCCGGTGCGGGCCCGGGCAAGAAAGCTGAAGTCTGGATCGTCCCGGCCGGGGCCAGCATGC
- the aroE gene encoding shikimate dehydrogenase, whose translation MASLTYTPRLLPARLPRISVAITGADPVEMIEKAEAVVRENPFLEFRLDYLRKPASALARIKRFADYYPHALVIATCRRAANGGKFRGTVAAQLDILIKAANNGCQLVDIELQTANQMRPQDFTRVRNSAALILSFHDFRATRDLDKTFEKMRRHPADFYKVITTAKSLSDNVVMMKFLERQSERYSMIGVCMGEQGIISRVLGVRAGSVFTFGAASAGEETAPGQIAHRTLRETYRIDQVDAATRVYGVVGDPVAHSLSPAMMNVAFRRENVNGVYLALHAKTLKDLLACVRDIPIHGLSVTMPYKEELMKHLDNTDPLTAKIGACNTVVRSQEGKLYGFNTDIAGVVRPLEQRFHLQGSKVLVVGAGGAARAAVWGLKERGSEVYIINRTASSGKKLAKQARAKYVGKKELKKLVFDCIVNATPVGMGGAKGGAKSASKASPLSEKEINAKYVFEMVYNPAETRFTQLARKRGAIVIPGIEMFVQQGARQFEIWSGKPAPVADMQHTVLMALEQRAAEATAGVRKNGGKSKKKRR comes from the coding sequence ATGGCCTCCCTCACCTACACTCCGCGGCTGCTGCCGGCGCGCCTGCCGCGCATCTCTGTAGCCATCACCGGCGCCGACCCCGTGGAAATGATAGAAAAAGCTGAGGCCGTCGTCCGCGAGAACCCATTCCTCGAGTTCCGGCTGGATTATCTGCGCAAGCCGGCGAGCGCCCTCGCGCGCATCAAGCGCTTCGCGGACTACTATCCGCACGCGCTGGTGATCGCCACCTGTCGCCGCGCGGCCAATGGCGGAAAGTTCCGCGGCACCGTCGCCGCGCAGCTCGACATCCTGATCAAGGCCGCCAACAACGGGTGCCAGCTCGTCGACATCGAGCTGCAGACCGCCAACCAGATGCGTCCGCAGGATTTCACCCGCGTCCGCAACTCGGCCGCGCTCATCCTCAGCTTCCACGACTTCCGCGCCACCCGCGATCTCGACAAGACGTTCGAGAAGATGCGCCGCCATCCTGCCGACTTCTACAAAGTCATCACCACCGCCAAGTCGCTCTCCGACAACGTGGTGATGATGAAGTTCCTGGAGCGGCAGAGCGAGCGCTACTCCATGATCGGCGTCTGCATGGGTGAGCAGGGCATCATCAGCCGCGTGCTGGGCGTGCGCGCGGGCAGCGTCTTCACCTTCGGCGCCGCCTCCGCCGGTGAAGAGACGGCTCCCGGACAGATCGCCCACCGGACGTTGCGCGAGACCTATCGCATCGACCAGGTAGACGCCGCCACGCGCGTCTATGGCGTGGTCGGCGATCCGGTCGCGCACTCGCTCTCGCCCGCGATGATGAACGTGGCCTTCCGGCGCGAGAACGTCAACGGCGTTTACCTCGCGCTCCATGCCAAGACGCTGAAAGACCTGCTCGCTTGCGTGCGCGATATCCCCATCCATGGTCTCTCCGTGACGATGCCCTACAAAGAAGAGCTCATGAAGCACCTCGACAACACCGACCCGCTCACCGCGAAGATCGGGGCCTGCAACACCGTCGTCCGCTCGCAGGAGGGCAAGCTCTACGGATTCAATACCGATATTGCCGGCGTGGTGCGTCCGCTGGAGCAGCGCTTCCACCTGCAAGGCTCGAAGGTGCTGGTCGTGGGCGCGGGCGGGGCGGCGCGCGCCGCCGTCTGGGGATTGAAAGAGCGGGGCAGCGAGGTCTACATCATCAACCGCACCGCCTCGTCGGGAAAGAAACTCGCCAAACAGGCACGCGCGAAGTATGTCGGCAAGAAAGAATTGAAGAAGCTGGTGTTCGACTGCATCGTGAACGCCACGCCCGTCGGGATGGGGGGTGCGAAGGGCGGTGCGAAGAGCGCCTCGAAAGCGTCGCCCTTGAGCGAGAAAGAGATCAACGCGAAGTACGTATTCGAGATGGTCTACAACCCGGCCGAGACACGCTTCACGCAACTGGCCAGGAAACGTGGCGCCATCGTCATCCCCGGCATCGAGATGTTCGTGCAGCAGGGCGCGCGCCAGTTCGAGATCTGGAGTGGCAAGCCGGCGCCCGTCGCCGACATGCAACACACCGTGCTGATGGCGCTGGAACAAAGAGCCGCCGAAGCCACTGCCGGTGTGCGCAAAAATGGCGGCAAGAGCAAGAAGAAGCGCCGCTAG
- a CDS encoding DUF1287 domain-containing protein: MLGMRRLAFVFANIAVLSMLLAAFAAAQQSRMQPPPKPPVLSRAELTAALVAAALDRPHHPARYEPRYVAIAYPGGDVPADTGVCADEIVRIYRAAGIDLQQKVHEDMIAAWNAYPHKWGARRPDKNIDHRRVPNLAAFFRRHGKTLALSTSAADYAPGDIVMWNLIKDGDLPHVGMVVNVKGPSGRWMVEHNIGAGPQVEDVLFDWKLTGRCRYFGK; the protein is encoded by the coding sequence ATGCTGGGCATGCGTCGCTTGGCTTTCGTTTTCGCGAACATCGCCGTCCTCTCAATGTTGCTCGCGGCTTTCGCCGCAGCGCAGCAGTCGCGGATGCAGCCACCGCCCAAGCCACCGGTACTATCACGCGCCGAACTCACCGCGGCGCTCGTCGCCGCGGCACTCGATCGTCCCCATCATCCTGCACGCTACGAGCCGAGGTACGTGGCCATCGCGTATCCGGGCGGCGACGTCCCCGCCGATACCGGTGTGTGCGCCGACGAGATCGTGCGCATCTATCGCGCCGCCGGCATCGACTTGCAGCAGAAGGTCCACGAGGACATGATCGCGGCGTGGAACGCCTATCCGCACAAGTGGGGCGCGCGCCGTCCGGACAAGAACATCGACCATCGCCGCGTACCGAACCTTGCCGCCTTCTTCCGCCGCCACGGCAAAACGCTGGCGCTCTCGACGTCAGCCGCCGACTACGCGCCCGGCGACATTGTGATGTGGAACCTTATTAAGGATGGCGACCTGCCGCACGTCGGCATGGTGGTGAACGTGAAAGGCCCCAGCGGACGCTGGATGGTGGAGCACAACATCGGCGCCGGTCCGCAGGTGGAAGATGTCCTCTTCGACTGGAAGCTCACCGGACGCTGTCGCTACTTTGGCAAGTGA